AAATCAGAAGCTCTGAGAATGGTTCGTGAACGGTGGCCGGAAGCCTTTCGGGTGTCTTCACCCAGACCACTGAAAGTCGGCATTCATAATGAAATGAAACAGACCGGCGAGTTCCCTCTGCCCATCATTAAAAGTGCATTAAAACTGTTTACGTCTCAGGAACGTTACCTGATGTCCATCAAGCCCGGACGTAGCCGCATCGACCTGGATGGCAAAACGGCGGGCAAGGTAAAGCTGAAAGAAGCGGTTAACGCTGAAATCACGTTGTTTATGCGTTCGGAAAAGCAGCGCCGGAAACAACAGCGCACTCATGTGGGTCAGTTACGGTTGGTCGCCCTGGGTTCACAGGCTCCTGAACAGTCGTCTGAGCAATCCAAAGCCTGCGAAATCACTGACGCTACTGCCTTATAAATCAGAATCAGTTTCTGTAAATGGTCTGGATCAGGTGAAAACCAAAACTGGTTTTCACTGGCCCATGAATTTTCAGCACCTCTTTTTTGAACACCACATCGTCAAAAGCCCTGACCATCTGACCAGGGCGGAACTCGCCCAGGTCGCCACCCTTTTTACCTGACGGACAGGTAGAGTGCTTCTTTGCCAGCTGGGCAAAGTCAGCCCCTTTGTCCAGCTGTTTCTTGAGCTTTTCAGCCTCTTCTCTGGTTTTTACCAGAATATGTCTTGCACTGGCGACTGCCATGTGACATCTCACTTATCAATAAAAAATTAGACGCTGATTATGCGCATTACGACGAATGAATCAACTCCAGCGCAATCGCAGTGGCTTCTCCACCGCCAATACACAGCGAAGCGACCCCCCGCTTGCCACCCCGTTGCTGTAAGGCATTGATGAGGGTGACCATAATACGTGCGCCGCTGGCTCCCAGTGGATGTCCCAGCGCACAGGCTCCGCCAAAGACATTGACCTTACTGTGGGGCAAACCCAGCTTCTGCATAGCCACCAGAGTGACCACGGCAAAGGCTTCATTGATTTCAAACAGGTCCACCTGGTCGGCAGACCAGCCCACCTTGCCCAGCAGTTGCTCAATGGCAGTTACCGGGGCAATAGTGAACTCGGCTGGGATACGGGCATGACTGGTAAACCCATGAATTCTTGCCACGGGCTGAAGCCCCCGGGCCAATGCGTCTGACTCTCGCATCAAAATTAAAGCGGCGGCACCGTCAGAGATTGAGCTGGAATTTGCGGCAGTAACAGAACCCTCAGCCGCAAAGGCGGGCCGAAGTTTTCGAATCTTGTCGACCCGGGCTTTTCCGGGTTGTTCATCCACCTTCACCAGACCAGCTTTTCCTGCGTCAACGGGCGTAATTTCATTGGTAAACCAGTCGTTAGCTATGGCCTGCTGCGCCCTTTCCAGTGATTCAATGGCGAAATCATCCATGGCTTCCCGGCTCACCTTGAAGCGAATCGCCGTCTGTTCCGCAAAGACGCCCATCAACTGCCTGTCATAAGCGTCTTCAAGCCCATCGGTAAACATGGAGTCCTGAAGGTCGGCGTGTCCGATTCTTAGCCCCTGCCGGACTTTTTTCTGAAGATAGGGGGCGTTGGACATGCTTTCCATTCCACCCGCCACCACTATATCAGACTCCCCTGTTAGCAGTTGCGCACACCCCGTCATCACGGCCTTCATGCCGGAACCACAGACTTTATCAACGGTTGTACAGGGGATTGAATCGGGCAAACCTGCGCCCCGACAAACCTGCCGGGCAGGCGCCTGCCCTACCCCGGCGGATAAAACACAACCCATAATCAGTTCTGAAACATGGCGACCATCAACCCCGCTGCGCGCAAGGCTGGCACGTACAGCCTCCAGCCCAAGTTCCGGGGCAGACAGTCCTGACAGGGAACCCTGAAAACTGCCCATGGGCGTTCTGGCGCAATTAACAATGACGATGTTATCTGACCGGGACATAAGACACCTTCTCAAAAGGATTGGATGTTATTGGTTTTGTTCAGAGAGTCGGTTAAGAGTGTAAGCGATATGGACAGAAAAGGTTAATGGTCAGTGACCGGACGGGTCACTGACGGAATGAATTTCAGAGGCAATCTTCGTCAATAACGTCAAAACAACCCCAGTCAGAAAAGAGTTGCTGCACTTCCTCCATCGCGGTTTTGTCGGCATTGCTGATATGGCGCAGAACAGCATTCGCCAGTGAAGAGGCCAACTCAGTCTGCAGGCTGGTGCTGAGACCGGTTGGCAATCGCAGAATAACATCACCAAAAATGACACTCCCTCCCTGAGTGACCCGGATCAGATACTCCCCCTGGGTGGATTCGGTCATTGTGAGAACGGCTTTGTTCGCTTCCCTGCTCATAATGTCTCCCCTCTGGTAGATCCTATTGAAAGGCATCGGCCAGCCGTCATGATAATTCAGGGAAACAGTTAGCGGTTAGCTGTTAACTGTTGGCTGTTGGTCAGGCAGCTAAAAGCCAACAGCTAAAAGCCAAAAGCGGCTTCTAGCGACAACGCCACACCGTACAATGAGCCACCGTGTGCTGATACTTTCTGGCGGTTTCCCGTATAACAAACGGAATATCCACCGGGGGCTGCACTTCTTCGAAATGCAGGCTAAGCACCCGCTTCAGGGCAGAGTAGGTATCCAGCGCTTCACCATTTTCACGAATGCCGCCCAGCCATTTATCTTTGTGGGTATAGTCTTCCAGCCAGGTATAGGGAGAAGTCAGTACAAGAAACCCTCCGGGGCGAATGCGTTCGTGGATATTTCCCAGAAAAACCAGCGGTTCGGTCAGCCGGTCAATCAGATTGCCTGCAAATACAAGGTCATAATCGCAGTACTTCGGCTTAAGGTTACAGGCATCGCCCTGGGTAAACAGAATCCGGTTAACGTCTGTGGTATCCAGCCCCATAACCTTCAGGCTGGCGACCTTAAACTCTCCCAGCTCACCTTCTGTCGGGGTGAAATAACGGATTTTACCGTTTTTCTGTAACTCAGCAGCGGCTGAAATAAACCGTGCCGAAAAATCGATGCCGTCAACATGCTGAAACCAGCGGGCCAACTCAAAACTGCTGCGCCCTACCGAACAGCCCAGATCAAGCGCGCGGGTCATCGGGCGGCTCCCCATCAGGCGATGACACAGTTCTGCACAGCGTTTCGGGTAATTGCTGACCCCGAAATATTCCTGGCCGAAATGAAATTCAAGGTACTGGGAGACCAGCGTATCGGTTTCATAAGGATTAATGGTTTCCTGATCTGAAGCAGTCGACTCCACATAACGAAAACCGGCATGTTGAAAAAAGTGGCGTCGAAACGCATAACGTGAGTCTTTAATGCCATAATTGCCCGTGGATATCCAACAGCCTCCCTTAATCAGATTATGTTTGCTGTCAAAGGTCGGGGTAGAAAAGTCATCGTAATAAGGGTGAACACGAAAGCCTTCGTAAGCATCAATCGGGGTACGGGTCCATTGCCAGACATTACCGATAATGTCGCAGAAGTTACCGTTACGAAACTGGTCTACCGGGCAGGCTGAAGACCAGTATTCAAGATTGATATTACCGGGAGCCTGCTCCCAGTAAGGCAGGTCAGTGTCAATCTGCCCCCTGAGACAATACCATTCGGCTTCCGTAGGCAGTTGAATCGATTTTCCCGTGACTTCCGATTTCCAGCGACAAAACGCCTGGGCTTCATGGCAGTTGGTATCTACCGGCCAGTTCCAGGGCATGTCAATCTCTTCCAGGAGGGTTCGGTAGTGCCAGCAATCTTCTTTTCTTACCCAGAATTCAGGATGCCTTGCTTTAGCAAAGGTTGCCCATGCCCAGCCTTCATCCGTCCACCAGCGTTCGGTGTCGTAGCCACCGGCGTTTAAAAATGCGAGAAACTCACCATTGCTGACAAGATACTCACTGGCCTTGAAGGGCGCTACGTCGACCTCCTGTGAACCATACTCATTATCCCAGCCATACAACGGATCATCGTAAGATTTGCCCAGTTTCAGTTTGCCTCCGTTCAAAGCCACCAGCGTATTTTCCGGGGCGGCTCCGGTTTCGTTGCAGACCGGCCACGATCCATTATTGTTCAGACAAGAAAGCGGTAGCTGTCGAATAAGTACCGAGGACGTTTCCAGGTGAATACGCTCATGCTCTATCCCCATCAGAATCAGCCAGGCGGCGCTGTCCCATTGAACCGGAATCTCCAGCGGCATCCCCCTGATAAACTCACACACCATTGCACGCACTTTTTGCCGATAGGCTTGCAATGCCTCAACAGCAGGCCAGTCGTAGTTTTTATCATCCAAGTCATCCCAGGACATCTCATCAACGCCAATAGCCATCATGGCTTCAATATCCGGATCAATCCGGTTTTCAATCAGTCGGGCGGCGATGAGTTTATTGACAAAAAAAGTCGCCGTATGTCCGTAGTAAAAAATCAGGGGATGACGCAGTGAAATGGCTTTCATGTACCAGGCTTCATCACTATCAAGGACTTCAAAAAGGCGGTCGTAAACATCATAGGTCTGGCAGAAATAATTAAGTATTTCTTGTCGTTTACTCTCCGGCGTACCGGTATTCAGGAGTGGCATCCGGCTGGATAGAGTCTTGTCAGCAGTCACAAAGTTAAGCACTGTCATTTTTCTCCCGGGGGTAGAAAGACAATTTTTCAATTGCCTGTAACAGAAGATAAATAATAGATTACCGTGTTGATTCACACCCTGCTACTGAATGACTCAATGGCGCTGATGCCAGTACAGTGCTATACACTCTGGGTAAAAATGCCAGAGTGAATAATTTTAAGGTTAGTGCTGGGTTTCAGTATTGACTGGGCAGCCAGTTACGACAGGCAAAATCTGAACATAACAAATGAGTGCTGTAGTGGTACAAAACAAATTTAGGCAGGTTTTTTTTTGAAATCAGGCTTTTTGATTTTATTGTGGTGCCTGTCGCTATCCGCTTTTGCTGAACCGGACAGGTCGCAAGACGAGCCTGACTCCTTTGACCTGCAGGCTCAGGGAATAATCATACAGGTTCCGCTGGATTTGACCGTCATAGGCCAAGCCGCAGTGATTCAGATAGCTGCCTCTTTTGCAGCAATGCTGCCCGCTGCTGTCCAGCATTACAATGGATACGAACCGTTAGCACCTCTGACCCTAAAGATGGTGCAACAGTTTGGGTGGGTGCTTAGCTATTTAAACAGGCCTTACCAGTACTCACTGCTGCATCCGTGGATTGTTCATTGTCTTGCTCCTAAAGCGGGCTTTTCGAAATTTTCACCGCCAGCACAGGAGACGTCCACCATAACCAGTGAGGGAAAACCCAGACACCGCAATCTTCCCCAAATAGCCCTCGACCCTTCATTCCATGTTGAAAAGAATCTGTCTGGCGGACTCTCTGCCCTGATTGGCTATCTGGCCGAACTGTCAGGAACCAATACGCCACTCAATCAACCACTGGTCAGTACTGACAAAGTGGCAAATCTCAGTGTGCTCCAGAACGATAATGACAACATCAGGCTCTCTGCAACCATTCTGGATGGCAGAAACGCAACCCACGAGTTTTTGCTGGGCAGAGATAAAAGCACTTTTTGGATAGAACGTCTTAACCAGAAAGACATAACACCTGCTATGCGTGTGGTATGGAATGCTGCCCAACCCGGTAGCCAGACCATACGGCTCAGCGTGCAACTGCCCGACCCTGTCAGCCAGACCAGTCCAGGTAAACTATGGCGAATAAAGATCCCGGAGTGGTTAACCCGACACTTATTGGCAAAGAGTACTGCAGAGGCACTAAAGGGTTTTAGTGAGCTGATTCTTAACTGGCGTTTGCCACAAATAGCCTCCGGGTTATTTTCAGAAAGCCCAAAGTCCGTAAACAAACGGTGTAATAGCCTGACCGCCCCATTGTGGCACAGTAAAAACGATATCAAGTGGCTTAGTGATAGTCTGTCGACCGTTAATTTAATGTTGTCTAACAGTAAGTCAGTTCCGACATCTCCAAGCCAGGAACAAAACGGCGCTGCAGCTTTGTCAACGTCAGGAACAGGCCAGACTACAAAATCGGATAATGACATAATCAGACGCCATGACTCGCAGGAGGACGATAATGTTTCTGATAAAAACAACGGCGATGACAACAACCCTTCAGCTCATAACACTGACTCAAAACTGGCTCATCAGGAAGTAAACAGCCTGCTCTGGCAGGTAACAGAAGCATTCTACTCCCATGACACTATTCAGATAAGTCTTGACGAGAGTTATCAGATTATCAGTGGCTTAAGCTCTGTAGGTCTGGCCCAGGTATTACCCGTCAACCTGGTTCAAATGAGTCAGTGGCCCCTCGTGATGAGCAAATCCCTGGTTCACTTTTTAAGAAACTATCTGAACGCTGATGACAGCATTATTGGTGAGCCATTGGCTGGCAGCGAATACGTTTACAAAGTGAGCCCAAAAGCATTCGATCAGTTAATGAAGGAACAGACTAAGGTTGCAGAGTTGATAGAGGCTCGCAAAACACTGTATTCCCTTATCAACGAACTGCTCGATGATTACTGCGGCTCGGAAGAACATTGCTATTTTGGTGGAGAAGCGGTGAGAGCATTCATTCGCAAACACTTCTATGGCTACAATCCTTTGTTCAAGGGCAATTTGCCGGTTTCAAATGATATTGACGCACTGATACCTGATACAGATGTTGAAACTTTCGTACAGTTTATCACCGACAAACTGACAGGTTATACCTTAAAGGGAGATCTTCGCACTCCAAATCTTGCTATTGCATTTTCCGATGCAAGGCCGGGTCTGTTTTTTAATGTCTATAAACTTGAATTCAGCCTTGACCGCTTTGATAAAGAGTTATTGCCTGGCCTTGATTTTGCCATAGCCAACCAAAAACTTGAGGGGCCGTTTTTATCGCCTGAAACAATAGTTTACGAGAGTATAAAACGTGGCTGCGGACCGACCACGGACTGTCGGTCTAAGCATGTAGATCGCTTACTGCTTTTAAACGCCCTCTTTCCTTCAGTCTCAATGCTCAACGACCTCATGAGACAACTTATTCCGGGCTCCCAGACAGAGGAGTTCTCAACCAACAGCTTAGTGCTCACGAAAGAGCAGGAAATAGCACAACTCAAGCAGGTAGCGAAGACAAGATTAAAAGAAGCCCAGATAAAAAGAGATAAATTAAAAACAGACCTGTTCATGTCTAAAGAACAAAATCAGGCACTGGAGGGTAAACTGGCTTCTTTGCAAAAAACCTTCGACACGCAAGAGGAACTTATTAAAAGTCAGAAGGGCAAACTGACGTATTTGCAAAAAGCCTTCAATATACAAAGAGAGGAGCTCATGGAAAGCCAGAGGAACAGCGAACAGCTCTCCATCAAACTGAACAAAGTACGCAGTAAAGGGGTCAATGATGAAAAGGAAAACTGGAAGTTGAAAGTAAAAGCGCTTGAGTCAGACCTTAGCACAGGCCAGCTGGAGCTTGAAAAAGAGAAAGAAAAAAGTTTTAAACTGAACAATAAAAATATAAAAATGAAACTCTCTTTGACTCACCAGAAAGAACAGCTAACTACATCTGAATCAACTCTGGCTGAAAAAGATGAGAAAATACAAACACTGAGCGATAAAAATAAACACCTTCAGGAACAAATCAAAGCTCTCTATCGTCAAAAAAAATACCTGAAGGTTGGCTTCGGCTTTTTGGCTATACCCTCCATAGCAATGGTGACTAAAGAAATTCTGAAGCATTACCATAAGATGACACCTGTAGTATGCGGACAGCTCAGTTATGAATACTCCAAAAGGCTTTGCTCATTTATTAAATACCTGGATTCAGCCACTCTTGAAATCATTAAAACCATGGATCGGCTTTCAGGGCATCACCGAGTCGTAAAATACAAAGTTTTTCCTGCCAATTTAGAGACTGGGCAACTGAGCCACGCCATCAATGATCCAGATATGTACGTCTTGAGAAAAACGGTTGCTCTCAATGGTCACTCCCTGCTATTACTTTATGAGAGCCATACTTACTGGGAAAATATGAACGTAGACGAACTGGCTCAGATCGTTCTTGCTCTCAGTCATAGAATAACAAACAACTCTAGAAAACCAGTCGGGACACTGGCGGATTACATAGAGGGAACCATTGCCTATTGTGGCTACATGCCGAATGAACGGTGGCAAAGGGAGTGCACAGACAGAGCGATAGACCGGATTTTCACCCAGGGCTACCTGCCTGAAGAATTTAATACCGTCAAAATTGACGAGCCTGATGTGCAAACGAACAACCGTTATATAGCCTTCTTACCCGTCTGGAATGTTAGCAAGCAGCGTATGACATGGCACGATATCTGGCCCTACCGACTTGATACCAATGGTTATCACCTGCTTGGAAATTCCAGCGAGCAAACCGCTTATAATTATAAATGCGATGAACCAGATAAAGAGTCTCAGTTAAGACTTTTCATCAAACTAAAGTGGCAGCATTTCGGCAATGCCAGCTGTGACCGTAATATGCACGTCCAATTAATCAACGTCCCCAAAAATGTGGTGATCTGGTTCTCCAGCTACCACCGATATAAATACTATATAAACCAGGCACGAAGCTATGATGAACAGGGTATTTACCTGAATGCTTGGAGGAACCCTTCTAATAACCTTAAGCCATCCATGTGATTTAATAACCGCTACCTGGTGATTCATGATCCATACGTCCTTAAATGATCGGTTACGCTTAAATGACTCTTTTGATATCGGGAAATATTTTCTCAAAACACTTCCAGAATGCAGATCCGTAATTGAGCCGAAACTCCTCTTCGGGCTCAATGTCACGGGTAGCAACCAGCAAAACCATAACGGAATGTTTCCTGATGAATTTAGTATTATAGGGCAATGGCACTGACTTAAGACTTAATCCCTTGGCATGAAAGGCTTGCCCAAGAACAAATCATCTATAAATAGATGAAGTTAACAGAGCCCTCGAGCAAGCCATGAACAAGTCTAGCCCAGAATATCTAAAACTCGCTGACCAATGTCTGAAGCAGTTTGCACAAACATCTGAAGACGCCTTGGCTTCTCTACTCTCCACAGAGATCCTGAATGCCTTTGAGAAAAAATCGACCTCCAGAGGTAACTTTTCTACAAACCACTAAACATAAGCTCAAAGTCGTCTACTTTTAGAGTATGCAAAATGCTCATGTTTCAGGATCAGGCACAACACCTGCATTACTGTCTGCCCCCTTTGCTACCTCGCAGGTCATCCTCACCAAGCAGGAACACATCCAGCTAAAACAGCAGGCCAACCTCTGGCATGCCATGTGGAAGGCGGCCTGTGGCCGAGAGAAAAAAGTATTGGCTAAAAATGCCTCTCTTATCGCTCAGCATAAAGCCGAAATGGCTGGGTTGAACACCCAGGTCGCTGATCTGAAATCAGAACTGGCACACATGAAGCACTTGCTTTTCGGTCGTAAATCAGAGAAGACCAGTTCTTCTTCAAAGAAAAGTGGCAATACTACCCGGCCACCTTCAAATCGAAAACGAGGTCACCAGCCCGGAGTCCCCGGCTCTGGTCGCCATCTTCACAACAACCTGCCAGTGGTTCATGAGTCTGTAGACTTACCAGTGGACAAACAGTGTTGTACAGTCTGTCACCGGCCATTCAAGTCTTTTTTCAATGACGACAGCTGCGACGTAATTGAAGTTGAAGTTAAGGCTCACGTTCGTCGTTATCACCGAAGGCATTACCAAAAAACTTGCCAGTGCCCTGAAACGCCCAATATTACTACTCCACCACCTCCACCAAGACTCATCAACAAAGGAAAGCTTGGTATTTCTGTCTGGGTGGAGCTGTTGCTGAATAAGTACGCATACGGCATCCCCATAAACAGGCAACTTGAGTCTTATAAGACTCAGGGACTGGAACTGTCGCAGGCGACCATCTCCTTTGGCCTGGAAGCTATAACGCCCTTTTTTGAGCCGGTTGCCGAAGCTACTCGGGAATTCGTCGCCAGTAGCGATCAGTGGCATGCTGATGAAACCCGGTGGATCAGCTGGGCACATGAGACCACAGGTTCTCACAAACATTGGCTTTGGGTATTTCTCTGTGATCAGGCGGTTTATTTCAGCATTGCTGACACCCGTGCGGCTGTCGTACCAGAGTCGATCATTGGTGACGGGGCTGGAACGCTGGTGTGTGACCGATACTCAGCGTACAAAAAGCTTGCGAATGATGCGGTGTCTATTAATTTAGCTTTCTGCTGGGCTCACGTCAGGCGGGATTTTATTGACGCTCAACGAGGTGATCCGGAGTTGGAGAAATGGAGCGCCACCTGGGTGAACAGGATTGGTCGTTTATATCATCTTAATAGTCAGCGACTTGAAGTGCTTGATGAACCAGAGCAGCTAGCAACACAGCAGTTACGGCTTGAACATCAGGTAGAGCAGATGACAATCCAGAGGGTTCAGGAACTTAATCGTCCTAAACTGCGAGTCAGAGCGAAAAAAGTGCTCGAAAGTCTACAGAATCACTGGGAAGGATTGACCCGCTTTGTCACTGATCCCGGTATCCCCATGGATAACAACGCTGCAGAGCAAGCACTGCGCACAGGTGTCGTTGGCAGGAAGAATTACTACGGCTCTGGCAGCGTATGGAGTGCTGATATAGCCGCTTTTCTATTCAGCGTTTTTATGACGCTAAAGCTTTGGGATATTAATCCAAAAATCTGGCTGGGTGCCTATCTTGAGGCTTGTGCCATAAATGGCAGGAAGCCACCTAATGATCTCACTCCTTATCTGCCCTGGTTAATGAGTGAGGAGCGGCTTTGTGAAATGCGCAATCATGATCCGCCAAAGGTATAACAATTGGAGGCAACAATAGGGAAAAGCGGTGTCTTAATTGCTAATTTTGAAGCGGTTTGTAGAAAAGTTACGCAGAAGTAATATGGCCTGATTCAAGTCCGGGCGATGGTCTCGACTGTAGCCCTTGCAAAGCCGGATACAATTAAGGTCTTCATCGCTCACTTCGTCATCACAATTATAACGACCATCGACGTGAAACCCTGTACCATCGAGGTTCAGTGCATCGCACGGTAATTTGAGGTGCTTCGCCACCTTGATAGCCAGCTCGAAATGGACTTTACTAACATCCAGATCAAAAAGTACGTCCAGCGCCCTTCCCAGTACTTTGTCGTTTATGTGTTCGGGTTCAATCCCGCCCCTGATTAGTTTGTCGAGGGGTTTATTGGCGAAGAACTGAGGGAACATATGGAGAGACTGTCCTGTGAAGCCAAGACCGTTGATTATCATAGCAAACAGCGAGGAACCAATTTGTACTCAGGGTCTAAAAGCCACTGCAAAAACATCGACCACTGTCAGGCTCTGCCTCAAGTGCATTGTGGCAGAGCGTTATTTTCATTGTGCGGGGTGACCGGAAATGCGGTCATGAAGATTTGGTGGCCATATCATGATCCAGCGCTTTGACCGCTTCAGTTCCTCTTGCTTTACCACCTCTGGAAAAATTTCCAAGGTTAACCGTTGCTTTGCAATCAATGCTGATCTGAAGACTCTGCTTTCTCTGGCTTGCGGTGCTTTTTACTTGTTTGACGTTTTCAAAGATGGCATCGGTTTCCGGGATTTTTTTTCCGGCGTGGTCTTCTGTACCTTGTGAAGTTTATAGCCCATACGGTTCAACATGTTGCAGAAAGTACGCTCTTTG
Above is a genomic segment from Endozoicomonas euniceicola containing:
- a CDS encoding peptidylprolyl isomerase, whose protein sequence is MAVASARHILVKTREEAEKLKKQLDKGADFAQLAKKHSTCPSGKKGGDLGEFRPGQMVRAFDDVVFKKEVLKIHGPVKTSFGFHLIQTIYRN
- the tnpC gene encoding IS66 family transposase, which gives rise to MQNAHVSGSGTTPALLSAPFATSQVILTKQEHIQLKQQANLWHAMWKAACGREKKVLAKNASLIAQHKAEMAGLNTQVADLKSELAHMKHLLFGRKSEKTSSSSKKSGNTTRPPSNRKRGHQPGVPGSGRHLHNNLPVVHESVDLPVDKQCCTVCHRPFKSFFNDDSCDVIEVEVKAHVRRYHRRHYQKTCQCPETPNITTPPPPPRLINKGKLGISVWVELLLNKYAYGIPINRQLESYKTQGLELSQATISFGLEAITPFFEPVAEATREFVASSDQWHADETRWISWAHETTGSHKHWLWVFLCDQAVYFSIADTRAAVVPESIIGDGAGTLVCDRYSAYKKLANDAVSINLAFCWAHVRRDFIDAQRGDPELEKWSATWVNRIGRLYHLNSQRLEVLDEPEQLATQQLRLEHQVEQMTIQRVQELNRPKLRVRAKKVLESLQNHWEGLTRFVTDPGIPMDNNAAEQALRTGVVGRKNYYGSGSVWSADIAAFLFSVFMTLKLWDINPKIWLGAYLEACAINGRKPPNDLTPYLPWLMSEERLCEMRNHDPPKV
- a CDS encoding ProQ/FinO family protein → MQYECTTENLNESLSEPDNTTLSQSVSRETHMEAQNASTDTSQPPQNPEEVSKSEALRMVRERWPEAFRVSSPRPLKVGIHNEMKQTGEFPLPIIKSALKLFTSQERYLMSIKPGRSRIDLDGKTAGKVKLKEAVNAEITLFMRSEKQRRKQQRTHVGQLRLVALGSQAPEQSSEQSKACEITDATAL
- the ovoA gene encoding 5-histidylcysteine sulfoxide synthase → MTVLNFVTADKTLSSRMPLLNTGTPESKRQEILNYFCQTYDVYDRLFEVLDSDEAWYMKAISLRHPLIFYYGHTATFFVNKLIAARLIENRIDPDIEAMMAIGVDEMSWDDLDDKNYDWPAVEALQAYRQKVRAMVCEFIRGMPLEIPVQWDSAAWLILMGIEHERIHLETSSVLIRQLPLSCLNNNGSWPVCNETGAAPENTLVALNGGKLKLGKSYDDPLYGWDNEYGSQEVDVAPFKASEYLVSNGEFLAFLNAGGYDTERWWTDEGWAWATFAKARHPEFWVRKEDCWHYRTLLEEIDMPWNWPVDTNCHEAQAFCRWKSEVTGKSIQLPTEAEWYCLRGQIDTDLPYWEQAPGNINLEYWSSACPVDQFRNGNFCDIIGNVWQWTRTPIDAYEGFRVHPYYDDFSTPTFDSKHNLIKGGCWISTGNYGIKDSRYAFRRHFFQHAGFRYVESTASDQETINPYETDTLVSQYLEFHFGQEYFGVSNYPKRCAELCHRLMGSRPMTRALDLGCSVGRSSFELARWFQHVDGIDFSARFISAAAELQKNGKIRYFTPTEGELGEFKVASLKVMGLDTTDVNRILFTQGDACNLKPKYCDYDLVFAGNLIDRLTEPLVFLGNIHERIRPGGFLVLTSPYTWLEDYTHKDKWLGGIRENGEALDTYSALKRVLSLHFEEVQPPVDIPFVIRETARKYQHTVAHCTVWRCR
- a CDS encoding thiolase family protein, whose protein sequence is MSRSDNIVIVNCARTPMGSFQGSLSGLSAPELGLEAVRASLARSGVDGRHVSELIMGCVLSAGVGQAPARQVCRGAGLPDSIPCTTVDKVCGSGMKAVMTGCAQLLTGESDIVVAGGMESMSNAPYLQKKVRQGLRIGHADLQDSMFTDGLEDAYDRQLMGVFAEQTAIRFKVSREAMDDFAIESLERAQQAIANDWFTNEITPVDAGKAGLVKVDEQPGKARVDKIRKLRPAFAAEGSVTAANSSSISDGAAALILMRESDALARGLQPVARIHGFTSHARIPAEFTIAPVTAIEQLLGKVGWSADQVDLFEINEAFAVVTLVAMQKLGLPHSKVNVFGGACALGHPLGASGARIMVTLINALQQRGGKRGVASLCIGGGEATAIALELIHSS